One Capsicum annuum cultivar UCD-10X-F1 chromosome 2, UCD10Xv1.1, whole genome shotgun sequence genomic window carries:
- the LOC107859110 gene encoding DNA-directed RNA polymerase V subunit 7-like, with protein sequence MYSTHQLSWNVIIPTEKLEVEGLLLQKAIVIRLLEDFAFKKASKDLGYFMYVTTLKKIGEGIVRKHTGDVIFPVEFNCVTFKILRGETLEGVVHKILKQGVFLRCGPTDKVFLSHQKMVDYKYMPGENPFFINEKMPRIKKGTVVRFIVVGARYVEEEKEFQVVVSLEGDYLGPVLKG encoded by the coding sequence ATGTATTCAACACATCAGTTGTCATGGAATGTGATTATCCCGACTGAGAAACTTGAGGTTGAAGGTTTATTGCTTCAGAAGGCAATTGTTATTCGCCTCTTGGAAGACTTTGCTTTCAAGAAGGCGTCAAAAGATCTTGGTTACTTTATGTATGTAACTACGTTGAAGAAGATTGGGGAGGGTATAGTTCGAAAACACACTGGTGATGTGATTTTCCCTGTAGAATTCAATTGTGTAACCTTCAAGATACTCCGTGGAGAGACATTGGAAGGGGTTGTTCACAAGATCTTGAAGCAAGGTGTCTTCTTGAGGTGTGGCCCCACTGACAAGGTATTCCTCTCTCACCAGAAGATGGTGGATTATAAGTATATGCCAGGAGAAAATCCTTTCTTTATAAATGAGAAAATGCCAAGAATTAAGAAAGGCACTGTGGTGCGCTTCATCGTGGTTGGAGCTAGGTATGTGGAGGAAGAGAAGGAATTCCAAGTAGTTGTGAGCTTGGAGGGTGATTACCTCGGACCCGTCCTCAAGGGATGA